The following are encoded together in the Phaseolus vulgaris cultivar G19833 chromosome 9, P. vulgaris v2.0, whole genome shotgun sequence genome:
- the LOC137820447 gene encoding probable cyclic nucleotide-gated ion channel 14 — MELRHEKLVRFSNDGKQTLELPWEKLDSHKHHEKAFTVYPESKMSIGDKNRMSIKIPSLAKFKVFPENHEPWKKRILDPGSDAILEWNRAFLFSCILALFVDPLFFYLPSVANDGKSWCMAIDLNIGIVVTCFRTFADVFYLLNMVIKFRTAYVSPSSRVFGRGELVMDPRLIARRYLRSEFFLDLVATLPLPQIVIWFMMPAIRSSHADHTNNALVLIVLLQYVPRLYLIFPLSSQIIKATGVVTKTAWAGAAYNLLLYMLASHVLGASWYLLSIERHASCWKSECRNESLPVKCVLKYLDCSTLNHDDRMKWVNNTSVFGNCSPQNSTNFNYGIFVTAVENNVISSVFIEKYLYCLWWGLQNLSSYGQGLTTSTFVWETAFAILIAILGLVLFAHLIGNMQTYLQSITVRLEEWRLKRRDTEEWMSHRQLPQNLRERVRRFVQYKWLATRGVDEETILRALPIDLRRDIQRHLCLDLVRRVPFFSQMDDQLLDAICERLVSSLSTQGTYIVREGDPVTEMLFIIRGRLESSTTNGGRTGFFNSITLRPGDFCGEELLAWALLPKSTLNLPSSTRTVKALVEVEAFALRAEDLKFVANQFRRLHSKKLQHTFRFYSHHWRTWATCFIQAAWRRFKKRMFAKSLSLRECQSFNHDEHNEEEHSALTSSTAQVKQHLGVTILASRFAANTKRGVQKIKDVDLPKLQKPEEPDFSVDPYDD, encoded by the exons ATGGAGCTGAGACATGAGAAGCTAGTGAG GTTCTCCAATGATGGAAAACAGACTCTTGAACTTCCTTGGGAAAAGCTAGACTCTCACAAACACCATGAGAAGGCATTCACAGTCTATCCAGAAAGCAAAATGAGTATTGGTGACAAGAACAGAATGAGTATCAAAATTCCCTCGCTTGCCAAGTTTAAGGTTTTCCCAGAAAACCATGAGCCATGGAAGAAAAGAATTCTTGATCCTGGCAGTGATGCAATTTTGGAGTGGAACCGGGCATTCCTGTTTTCTTGCATTCTGGCACTGTTTGTTGATCCACTGTTTTTCTACCTTCCATCAGTAGCAAATGATGGGAAATCATGGTGTATGGCTATTGATTTGAATATAGGAATTGTTGTGACATGTTTCCGGACATTTGCTGATGTGTTCTATCTGCTCAACATGGTCATCAAGTTCAGAACTGCCTATGTATCCCCGAGTTCTAGGGTGTTTGGAAGGGGTGAGCTTGTTATGGATCCTAGGCTGATTGCAAGGCGATATTTGAGATCAGAGTTCTTCCTAGATCTTGTTGCTACACTGCCTCTTCCCCAG ATTGTGATTTGGTTTATGATGCCAGCAATCAGAAGCTCCCATGCTGATCATACCAACAATGCACTTGTGCTCATTGTTCTGCTTCAATATGTCCCCAGATTATATTTGATTTTCCCATTAAGCTCTCAGATTATTAAAGCCACTGGTGTAGTTACAAAGACAGCTTGGGCTGGGGCTGCTTACAATCTTTTACTTTACATGCTAGCTAGTCAT GTGTTGGGGGCATCATGGTATTTGTTATCAATTGAAAGGCATGCTTCTTGCTGGAAATCTGAATGCAGAAATGAAAGCCTCCCTGTAAAATGTGTTCTCAAGTACTTAGATTGCAGTACTTTAAACCACGATGATCGCATGAAGTGGGTAAACAATACTTCTGTGTTTGGTAACTGCAGTCCTCAAAATAGCACCAATTTCAACTATGGAATTTTCGTAACTGCAGTGGAAAATAATGTTATCTCCTCTGTGTTTATAGAGAAGTATCTCTATTGTCTGTGGTGGGGCTTGCAGAACTTAAG TTCCTATGGCCAGGGTTTGACCACAAGCACATTCGTTTGGGAAACTGCATTTGCAATACTCATTGCTATTCTGGGTCTGGTTTTGTTTGCCCACTTAATTGGTAACATGCAG ACCTATTTGCAATCTATTACTGTGAGGCTTGAAGAATGGAGGCTCAAGAGACGTGACACTGAAGAGTGGATGAGTCACCGTCAGCTCCCACAAAATCTGAGAGAGCGTGTCCGAAGATTTGTTCAATACAAGTGGCTTGCAACTCGCGGGGTTGATGAAGAAACAATCCTACGTGCCCTGCCTATTGACCTACGTAGAGATATCCAACGCCATCTTTGCTTGGACCTTGTTCGACGT GTTCCTTTTTTCTCGCAAATGGATGATCAGCTACTTGATGCAATATGCGAGAGATTGGTATCATCCTTGAGTACTCAAGGCACGTACATAGTCAGAGAAGGAGACCCGGTTACAGAGATGCTCTTTATCATCAGAGGGAGACTTGAAAGTTCAACAACAAATGGAGGCAGAACTGGTTTCTTCAACTCCATTACCTTGAGGCCTGGTGATTTCTGTGGAGAAGAGCTACTTGCTTGGGCATTGCTTCCAAAATCCACTCTCAACTTGCCTTCTTCTACGAGAACTGTTAAAGCCCTTGTAGAAGTTGAAGCCTTTGCACTAAGAGCAGAAGATCTTAAATTTGTGGCCAATCAGTTTAGACGTCTCCACAGCAAGAAGTTGCAGCACACTTTCCGTTTCTACTCTCACCATTGGAGGACATGGGCAACATGCTTCATTCAGGCTGCTTGGCGCCGGTTCAAGAAGAGAATGTTTGCGAAGAGCCTTAGCTTGAGGGAATGCCAGTCCTTCAATCACGATGAACATAATGAAGAAGAGCACAGTGCACTGACTTCAAGCACtgcacaagtaaaacaacactTAGGTGTCACTATACTGGCTTCAAGGTTTGCTGCAAACACAAAGAGAGGAGTTCAGAAGATCAAGGATGTAGACCTGCCCAAGTTGCAAAAGCCTGAAGAGCCAGACTTTTCAGTAGACCCTTATGATGATTAG
- the LOC137820448 gene encoding probable xyloglucan glycosyltransferase 5 has protein sequence MAPRLDFSNWWTKDTQKGTPVVVKMENPTFSVVEINGADAAFRPVEKSRGKNAKQVTWVLLLRAHRAVGCVTWFATVLWALLGAIKKRLIHGQGVAMESESDKLEKGKMLFRVIRVFLVTSLAVLAFEVVAYLQGWHFGNPTLHIPRTSDLEGLLHLAYVAWLTFRAEYIAPPIQALSKFCVVLFLIQSVDRMLLCLGCFWIKFRKVKPKIDGDPFKSDDVEGSATNYPMVLVQIPMCNEREVYDQSISAVCGIDWPRDRLLIQVLDDSDDESLQWLIKAEVSKWSQKGINIIYRHRLIRTGYKAGNLNSAMSCDYVKDYEFVAIFDADFQPNPDFLKRTVPHFKDNPELGLVQARWSFVNKDENLLTRLQNINLCFHFEVEQQVNGVFLNFFGFNGTAGVWRIKALEESGGWLERTTVEDMDIAVRAHLNGWKFIFLNDVKVPCEVPESYEAYRKQQHRWHSGPMQLFRLCLPAIVKSKVSAWKKANLILLFFLLRKLILPFYSFTLFCIILPLTMFVPEAELPLWVICYVPVFMSLLNILPAPKSFPFIVPYLLFENTMSVTKFNAMVSGLFQLGSSYEWVVTKKAGRSSESDLLAAAEREAKSIERQKIHKGASDSDLMESEKFVEHREAAPITVKKTNKIYKKELTLAFLLLTASIRSLLSAQGVHFYFLLFQGVTFLLVGLDLIGEQMS, from the exons ATGGCTCCAAGGCTGGACTTTTCCAATTGGTGGACCAAGGATACACAGAAGGGAACACCGGTAGTGGTGAAAATGGAGAACCCCACTTTCTCTGTTGTGGAGATCAATGGTGCAGATGCTGCATTCAGGCCAGTGGAGAAAAGCCGTGGCAAGAATGCTAAGCAAGTCACATGGGTGTTGCTTCTCAGGGCTCACCGTGCTGTTGGCTGTGTCACTTGGTTTGCCACTGTGCTTTGGGCGTTGCTGGGGGCCATTAAGAAGAGGTTGATTCATGGACAAGGTGTGGCTATGGAGAGTGAGAGTGACAAGTTGGAAAAAGGTAAGATGCTGTTTAGAGTCATTAGAGTGTTCCTAGTGACATCCTTGGCAGTTCTGGCCTTTGAGGTTGTTGCTTACCTTCAAGGTTGGCATTTTGGGAACCCCACTTTGCACATTCCTCGTACTTCTGATTTGGAAGGATTGCTCCACTTGGCTTATGTTGCTTGGTTGACGTTTCGTGCTGAGTACATTGCTCCTCCTATACAGGCACTTTCCAAATTTTGTGTTGTTTTGTTTCTTATCCAGTCTGTGGATCGCATGCTCCTTTGCTTGGGGTGCTTTTGGATCAAATTCAGGAAGGTCAAGCCAAAGATTGATGGGGATCCGTTCAAGAGTGACGATGTTGAAGGATCTGCAACCAATTATCCCATGGTTCTGGTTCAAATTCCAATGTGCAATGAGAGGGAG GTGTATGACCAATCAATTTCTGCAGTCTGCGGCATTGATTGGCCAAGGGATCGTTTACTGATTCAAGTACTTGATGATTCCGATGATGAGAGCTTACAGTGGTTAATTAAGGCAGAGGTCTCTAAATGGAGCCAAAAGGGAATCAATATAATCTATAGGCATCGCTTAATAAGGACTGGATATAAAGCTGGAAATCTTAACTCTGCAATGAGCTGTGACTATGTGAAAGACTACGAGTTTGTTGCAATTTTTGATGCAGATTTTCAACCAAATCCTGATTTTCTTAAGCGAACTGTGCCACATTTCAAG GACAATCCCGAACTAGGATTGGTCCAAGCTAGATGGTCTTTTGTGAACAAGGATGAGAATTTATTGACTCGTCTCCAAAACATAAACTTATGCTTTCATTTTGAGGTAGAACAGCAGGTGAATGGGgtatttctcaatttttttggTTTCAATGGAACCGCTGGTGTTTGGAGAATCAAGGCCCTAGAAGAGTCTGGGGGCTGGCTAGAGAGGACAACTGTAGAAGATATGGACATTGCTGTCCGAGCTCATCTCAATGGTTGGAAATTTATCTTCCTAAATGATGTAAAG GTACCGTGTGAAGTTCCTGAGTCATATGAAGCTTACAGGAAGCAGCAACACCGCTGGCATTCAGGTCCTATGCAACTTTTTAGGTTGTGTCTTCCGGCAATTGTGAAATCTAAG GTGTCTGCATGGAAGAAAGCAAACTTAATCCTGCTATTTTTTCTGTTGAGGAAACTGATCCTTCCCTTTTACTCTTTCACCTTATTTTGCATAATTCTTCCTCTAACCATGTTTGTACCTGAGGCAGAGCTTCCTTTGTGGGTGATCTGCTATGTGCCTGTATTTATGTCACTTCTTAACATTCTTCCTGCTCCAAAATCTTTTCCTTTCATTGTTCCCTATCTCCTTTTCGAAAACACCATGTCCGTCACCAAATTCAATGCAATGGTATCTGGGCTTTTTCAATTAGGCAGCTCTTATGAATGGGTTGTCACAAAGAAAGCTGGCAGGTCATCAGAGTCCGATTTACTGGCTGCTGCAGAAAGGGAAGCCAAGTCAATAGAAAGACAAAAGATTCATAAAGGAGCTTCCGACAGTGACCTTATGGAGTCAGAAAAGTTTGTGGAGCACAGAGAAGCAGCTCCAATAACTGTTAAGAAAACTAATAAGATATATAAGAAAGAGCTAACTTTGGCATTCCTCCTTCTGACAGCTTCTATCAGGAGTCTGTTATCAGCACAAGGAGTTCACTTCTACTTTCTACTTTTCCAAGGGGTGACCTTCCTCCTTGTGGGGCTGGATTTGATTGGAGAGCAGATGAGCTAG